Proteins encoded by one window of Thunnus thynnus chromosome 3, fThuThy2.1, whole genome shotgun sequence:
- the fbxw7 gene encoding F-box/WD repeat-containing protein 7 isoform X3, which translates to MGFYGTLKMIFYKMKRKLDHGPEVRSFPSGKKPCKGTEYPSPTGIVPCPATPTTFGHIRTANGQGQQRRRITSIQPPTGLQEWLRTFQSWTGPEKLLALDELIDSCEPTQVKHMMQVIEPQFQRDFISLLPKELALYVLSFLEPKDLLQAAQTCRYWRILAEDNLLWREKCREEGIDEPLPLKKRKIVKPGFTHSPWKSAYIRQHRIDTNWRRGDLKSPKVLKGHDDHVITCLQFCGNRIVSGSDDNTLKVWSAITGKCLRTLVGHTGGVWSSQMRDNIIISGSTDRTLKVWNAETGECIHTLYGHTSTVRCMHLHEKRVVSGSRDATLRVWDIETGQCLHVLMGHVAAVRCVQYDGRRVVSGAYDFMVKVWDPETETCLHTLQGHTNRVYSLQFDGIHVVSGSLDTSIRVWDVETGNCIHTLTGHQSLTSGMELKDNILVSGNADSTVKIWDIKTGQCLQTLQGPHKHQSAVTCLQFNKNFVITSSDDGTVKLWDLKTGEFIRNLVTLESGGSGGVVWRIRASNTKLVCAVGSRNGTEETKLLVLDFDVDMK; encoded by the exons ATGGGGTTCTACGGCACTTTAAAGATGATTTTCTACAAA atGAAGAGAAAGTTGGACCATGGCCCTGAGGTCCGATCTTTCCCTTCAGGCAAAAAGCCCTGCAAAGGCACAGAGTATCCCAG CCCGACAGGAATCGTCCCGTGTCCGGCCACACCCACCACATTTGGTCACATTAGAACAGCCAACGGTCAGGGGCAACAGAGACGGCGTATCACCTCAATTCAGCCACCTACGGGTCTCCAAGAATGGCTCCGAACATTTCAG AGCTGGACTGGCCCAGAGAAGCTGCTGGCGCTGGAtgagttgattgacagctgtgagcCCACACAAGTCAAGCATATGATGCAGGTGATTGAGCCGCAGTTTCAGCGCGACTTCATCTCCCTGCTGCCCAAAGAG CTGGCTTTGTATGTGCTGTCATTCCTGGAACCGAAGGACCTCCTCCAAGCAGCGCAGACGTGTCGCTACTGGCGCATCCTGGCAGAAGACAACCTGCTGTGGAGGGAGAAATGCAGGGAAGAGG GCATTGATGAGCCTTTGCCCCTCAAGAAGAGGAAAATCGTCAAGCCCGGCTTCACTCACAGCCCCTGGAAGAGTGCCTACATCAGGCAGCACAGAATAGACACTAACTGGAGGAGAGGGGACCTCAAATCACCCAAG GTGCTGAAAGGTCACGACGACCACGTGATCACCTGCCTCCAGTTTTGTGGCAACCGCATCGTCAGCGGCTCTGACGACAACACGCTTAAAGTCTGGTCGGCTATCACGGGAAAG TGTCTGCGGACGCTGGTGGGCCACACGGGCGGCGTGTGGTCATCCCAGATGCGGGACAACATTATTATCAGCGGCTCCACTGATCGCACACTCAAGGTCTGGAACGCAGAGACAGGAGAATGTATCCACACCCTCTATGGGCATACCTCAACAGTGCGCTGCATGCACCTACATGAGAAAAG GGTGGTCAGTGGCTCTCGTGACGCCACGCTGCGTGTCTGGGACATTGAGACGGGTCAGTGTTTACACGTCCTCATGGGCCACGTGGCGGCCGTGCGCTGCGTCCAGTACGATGGGCGACGGGTGGTCAGCGGTGCCTACGACTTCATGGTCAAAGTGTGGGACCCCGAGACGGAGACCTGCCTCCACACGCTGCAGGGCCACACCAACAGAGTTTACTCGTTACAG TTTGATGGGATTCACGTAGTGAGCGGCTCATTGGACACGTCTATAAGGGTCTGGGACGTGGAGACGGGCAACTGCATCCACACGCTAACGGGGCATCAGTCCCTCACCAGCGGCATGGAGCTCAAAGACAACATCCTGGTCTCAGGCAACGCAGACTCCACTGTCAAGATCTGGGACATCAAGACGGGCCAGTGCCTGCAAACACTGCAAG GTCCCCACAAGCACCAGAGCGCCGTCACGTGCCTGCAATTCAACAAGAACTTTGTCATCACCAGCTCGGACGATGGCACGGTGAAACTGTGGGACCTGAAGACGGGCGAGTTTATCCGTAACCTGGTGACTCTGGAGAGCGGTGGCAGCGGCGGTGTGGTGTGGCGCATCCGGGCCTCCAACACCAAGCTGGTGTGTGCGGTTGGAAGCCGCAACGGCACAGAGGAGACCAAGCTGCTGGTGCTGGACTTTGACGTGGACATGAAGTGA